TTACTGCATCAGTGGAAAGCGTGGTGTTTGCCGCAGATGCTGCGCCCATTAACAGTGCGAATGAAAGAACTACAGCCAGAAGCGCCATAATTTTCATGTTTTTGTTCAAATTTAATTCCTCCTAAGTTAGGAAGTAGCCATTTTCCAAAAACAACAAAATATTTCCGAAATATACTAAAACCACAACACAAAATCATCTAAACATTCATACAAAATCATAATGACATTAAACATCCTACCAAAAACCATCCCAAATCTCCCCACTCCACCTTTTCAGCAATCAACGAACTGCCCATCCCAAAATAACAAAAATTTACAAAAAAAAACAAACAAAGTACAACAAATCAAAATCACACAAATTGAATCCTACCAAAACACAAAACACTATATCCAACCCAAACAAAAATCACCACTAAACCAACGATAACGTATAGTATTTATCACAAATCGCATACAATAATATCAAGATGTTTGAACAACGAATATTTGAAACAGATTTCAAAACCGCACTCTCCGAAGAGCTCGACCGAAGAGGGATGACAGTGCGGCAGCTTGCCGAAGCCACAGGAATCCCTCCGGTCACTCTCTATAAAATATCCTCCGGAGAACGGGACCCAAGACTCTCCACCGTTCGAAAAATCGTCAGAGTTTTCTCGCCGCATCATGGAAAGTTCATCGCCCTCATTGCAGCAAAGTTCCTTCTTGACGAGATCGAAGGAACAAAAGTCGACATCGGAGGAGTCGAGTACCGCATCAAAGGCTACACCGCAAACTCACTCGACGACTGTATCCTTGCAGCCGTTCGGGCACGATATGACGGAGCCGCAGGAATCATCTGTGCACCAATTCTCGCCTCACTCATCGAGCGGATTGTGGACGTTCCTGTAGCAATCATGAAGCCAGAGATGGACGCAGTCTTCATCGCAGTCGACTCCATTGCGAAAAGATTGTAGCCATATGATTACATAATGTAAATTACCACTTACATTCATATAGATTGAGAACCAACGATTTCTGTATGAGAGCAAAAACCCGCACAGCGATCCTTGGATCACTTCTGTGCGCATTACTGATGTGTACCCTGGCCGGAAGTGTTGCGGCAGCCGACACAGCAATGACCGGTCAGGTAATTGTAACCGGATATGATCTGGATCCCAAAGTCTTCTATCCCGGAGATCAAGGAACCCTCACCGTCAAACTCAAAAATGTCGGATCCACTCCGGTAAACGTCGGCATGCCGACACTTCTCGGCGGTCAGTTCCAGTACCTTAACAGCAAACAGATGGTGCCGGTCGGACTTCTGGGAGCAGGAGGCGAGACATCGGTCAGTCTTCAGATCAAACCAACCGGATCCACTACGGAAGGGATGGCATACCCGTACTTCTCGGTCGGTTACACGGTAGTCGGTGGAGAAAATGTTGATAACCCAGTCAGAGCACAGGTCCCCATTGAAATCGACAGCTCTGACCTGAGCATTCAGATAATCGAAAAACCCAACATGATCTCACAGGGAAGCATGGGCAAATACAAACTCAGGATCGGAAACCCGCGTGCATATCAGATTACCGGCCTTACCGTATCCATCGGCGGAGACGGCATCACCAGCCGGCAGGACGGCTACTTCATCGGAACAGTTACCGCAAACAACTATACAGATATTGAAATCGATATCGCAACAGCTGGAGACACCAAGCTTATCGTCAACGCCGAGTACCGAAACGGAAAAAATATTCACTCCAGTACTGTTGAGATACCGGTCTATGTCACCGGAAGCAGCAGTGTCGTGATCTCTGATCTGGTTGCAACAAAATACAATAACAAGTACAAAGTCACCGGTGCGGTCTACAACCCAGGCCTTCGCGATATTTCCTCAGTCGTTGTTGTTGCAGGACCTCCGGCGGTTCCGGAAGGATCCTATCAGGCAGCACTTGGTGTCATTGAAGGAAACGACAACGGAGAGTTCGAACTTACCTTCTCGGTAAAGGGAGATCCGACAACAGTTCCCATCATCGTCACCTATCAGGATGAACTGAACATGTACCATCAGGAGCAGAACGTTGTCAGCATCATCGATTATGATCTGACCCCAACTGAAGACGTTACTCCGCAGTCTACTCCGGTAATGATTCCTGCCTTTGCGGTTGTCGGCCTTGTCGCCCTTGGTGTTGTTTTAAGAACCAGAAAATAATCATCATCCATGAATCCACTCATATTTTTTCAGCTGGCAGCCCGCAACCTTCGGCTGAATAAGTTCAGATCGATTTTGGCGATTCTTGGAATTACAATCGGTATCGTGGCTATTGCGACGACAGGAATGTCAGGAGCAATTCTGGAAAATTCACAGTTTCAGTCGATGAACGAGATCGGAGAATCGATCTATCTCCAGGTCAATTATACGTATCTGTGGGAGCAGCAGGACCAGACGAACAATTTCTATGGCGTGAAGTCTGGAGGAGCTGTGGCGGTGAGCTCAGTGTCCACGAGCAGAGGGTATGTCCAGCCTGAGATGGAGGGAATTACTGATAAGCAGATTCGGGAACTTTCAAAGATTACCGCCCCCTATCCGGTGATTCCCTACAAGCAGACAATGTCTACCTTTGAGATTGTGGAGGATGAGTACTCTGATAAGAAGCGGGCTGAAAAAGATCCGAATGATTTCTGGAGCAGATATGTGACGATCTATGGTATTGAAAACGAATATCTTCCGTCGATGTTTGTTCTTGAGTCAGGGAAGTTTCCGAAGGTGAAGAGTGAGGTGCTGGTTGGATCAAAGTTTGCGAAGAAGAATGAGGTGACTGTTGGTGATGAGCTGATCTTTACGGTGTATAAGAGCGGCCAGCAGAAGAGCGTGAAGGTGAAGATCAGCGGTATTATGAAAAACACGGGAGAGGGTCTGATGATCTCGTCTGACAACAGTATTGTTGGGAGTGACAGCTGGTTCAATACGAACTTCAACACATACTCGATGATTACGAAAGGGTATGAGTCAGCAGTGGTTGTGGTGAAGGATGTGAACGAGGCTCCAAAGATGCAGGATCAGATCAATGCGTATCTGAACAAGAAGGGCAACCGTGTGGATATTACGAATTCGAGTGCGGCAACGCAGCCGGTGAAGGATATTATTGCTTCATCGTCGAAGGAGATGATGTCTATGGGTGCGATTGCCCTTCTGGTTGCGGCGGTTGGCATTTTTAATGTGATGCTGATGTCAGTAACACAGAGGACGCATGAGATTGGTATTCTGCGGAGTATTGGTACGAAGAAGCGCCAGATTCTGACGATGTTCCTTTGCGAGGCAGGTATGATGTCGGTGCTTGGTTCGATCATCGGCGGCCTTCTGAGTCTGGTGTTTGCTTTGTTTAAGGCGCGGGATATGATTGCGCAGAGTGCGGCAACGCTGAATCCGAATGCAGCGTTAATGCAGATGATGGGTATTCCAGTCGACGAAGTCCAAGTGAGTCTTTCAGATGTGCTGAACTATACGTTTTCGGCAAATGTGCTGATGTATATTCCTCTGGGTATTCTTATCGGTGTGACGGTTGGTCTGTTATCTGCTCTGTATCCGGCGTGGCGTGCAGCGAATATGGATCCGATCAATGCGCTGAACGAACAATAATTTTTTTTCTTTTTTTGGGCGCAGGAAATTATTGTCCTTTGTCCCTTGTTCCCCACAAAAAAATCAGATGAATCGCAGGCATCATCGGTGATCTCAGATGATTCAACTGCTCCCGCTGTCATGTTGTTTATGTAT
This region of Methanorbis rubei genomic DNA includes:
- a CDS encoding helix-turn-helix domain-containing protein, which produces MFEQRIFETDFKTALSEELDRRGMTVRQLAEATGIPPVTLYKISSGERDPRLSTVRKIVRVFSPHHGKFIALIAAKFLLDEIEGTKVDIGGVEYRIKGYTANSLDDCILAAVRARYDGAAGIICAPILASLIERIVDVPVAIMKPEMDAVFIAVDSIAKRL
- a CDS encoding ABC transporter permease — encoded protein: MNPLIFFQLAARNLRLNKFRSILAILGITIGIVAIATTGMSGAILENSQFQSMNEIGESIYLQVNYTYLWEQQDQTNNFYGVKSGGAVAVSSVSTSRGYVQPEMEGITDKQIRELSKITAPYPVIPYKQTMSTFEIVEDEYSDKKRAEKDPNDFWSRYVTIYGIENEYLPSMFVLESGKFPKVKSEVLVGSKFAKKNEVTVGDELIFTVYKSGQQKSVKVKISGIMKNTGEGLMISSDNSIVGSDSWFNTNFNTYSMITKGYESAVVVVKDVNEAPKMQDQINAYLNKKGNRVDITNSSAATQPVKDIIASSSKEMMSMGAIALLVAAVGIFNVMLMSVTQRTHEIGILRSIGTKKRQILTMFLCEAGMMSVLGSIIGGLLSLVFALFKARDMIAQSAATLNPNAALMQMMGIPVDEVQVSLSDVLNYTFSANVLMYIPLGILIGVTVGLLSALYPAWRAANMDPINALNEQ